The window CCGGATATAGAGCACGGAACTGGTCCACGAAGCGCCAGTGGGTCGTCGCGGGACGGCCGTCGAGGATGCCCGCGGCGCCCAGGACGAACGCGCCGGTGCAGATCGACATGACCCGGGTGCCGGGCCGGATCAGGGCGAGCGCGTCGGCCAGCGGGCCGGACAGCGTCCCGTCATGGCGAGGTCCCGGCGACCGTGTGCCGGGTACGATCACGGTGTCCGCCCAGGCCAGGGCTTCGGGGCCGTGGTCGAGCACGGCGGTGAACCCGGCGGTCACCGACACGGGCTTCGCGTCGACACCGCACACCACCACCTCATAGAGCGGTGACCCGGCCGCGTCGACCGAGGCGTTGAAGATCTGCGGCGGGATGCACAGGTCGTAGCCGACCGCCTCTTCGACGGCCAGGACGGCCACGCGATGCGTCATGGCCGGATTCTTTCACATAGTGGCAATCAGGCCACTTGTTCGACGGTCGACGAACCAACAGGCTGAAGCGCGTGACCCAACTGGATCTCCGCCCCCGCCTGCACCGGGCCTGGATCGTCGCGGCCGTCGCGTTCGTGGCCCTGGTCGGAGCCGCGGGTTTCCGGGCCGCGCCGAGCGTGCTCATCGACCCGTTGCACCGCGAGTTCGGCTGGTCGACGGCCACCATCTCGGGCGCGGTCTCGATCAACCTCATCCTGTTCGGGCTCATCTCACCCTTCGCCGCCGCGCTCATGGAGCGCCTCGGCATGCGCAAGGTCGTCGCGGCCGCGCTCCTGCTGGTCTCCGCGGGCAGCGGCCTGACGGTGTTCATGACCGAGACCTGGCAGCTCCTGCTGCTCTGGGGTGTCTGCGTCGGCACCGGCACCGGCGCGATGGCCCTCGCCTTCGTCGCCACCGTCACCTCCCGCTGGTTCGTGGCCAAGCAAGGCCTGGTCAGCGGGGTCCTCACCGCCGGGGGCGCGGCCGGGCAGCTCATTTTCCTGCCGCTGGTCGCCCACCTCGCCGAGGACAGCGGCTGGCGCACCGCGAGCCTGACCGTCTCCATCGCCGCGCTCGCCGTCGTCCCGCTGGTGCTGCTGGCCCTGCGCGACAACCCCGCCGACGTCGGCACCACCGCCTACGGCGCGGGCCCACTCGACCCGCCGCCGGTCTCCGCCACCGCGGACCGGACCGCGATGCGCGC is drawn from Actinokineospora alba and contains these coding sequences:
- a CDS encoding MFS transporter; protein product: MDLRPRLHRAWIVAAVAFVALVGAAGFRAAPSVLIDPLHREFGWSTATISGAVSINLILFGLISPFAAALMERLGMRKVVAAALLLVSAGSGLTVFMTETWQLLLLWGVCVGTGTGAMALAFVATVTSRWFVAKQGLVSGVLTAGGAAGQLIFLPLVAHLAEDSGWRTASLTVSIAALAVVPLVLLALRDNPADVGTTAYGAGPLDPPPVSATADRTAMRAITVLRAAARTRTFWLLAGGFAICGASTNGLIGTHFVPAAHDHGMPPTTAAGLLALVGIFDVAGTILSGWLTDKVNPRVLLAVYYSLRGASLLVLPHLFAATTEPPMWAFIVFYGLDWVATVPPTVALCRRAFGADGPIVFGWVFASHQVGAAVAALGAGLTRDHHGSYDLAWYVAGGLCAIAAVMSMLVPPPRNS